Proteins encoded within one genomic window of Argiope bruennichi chromosome 7, qqArgBrue1.1, whole genome shotgun sequence:
- the LOC129975649 gene encoding zinc finger and SCAN domain-containing protein 2-like isoform X1 has protein sequence MSLIRAISRIYPVNTVPEILSKLLSPKEFGTPRRGDKVYLKDPRSEVIYVVETTYLVETFDKSDNIDERISLDLEKFPGLVYAPENSLLLSPENGRESCKNYAALSLPKSIHWDEVFNIADKNTDAERSNSDNGPLLNSDESTEIHGNSSERVHEDEKLQLASEESERCPGLKLRFNLRKIQKDRADRHALKKARGKLLQSLLRYFIESECLICGFVTSKWSKHTIVKHLSSHIDGRYYKCDCGSQFSSTKPFYLHTIKHSKLRPYSCDTCQRQFHRKHSVTVHQIKDHMISSKNGFLPKQKFTPLFICSVCNIRLESIDSVVAHKEKHAGEENYQCLFCGKFLTGTCLLHYHVHFRILDQSYDCGMCGKQFTSYRKMRKHRKSHIRKICVCKMCGKKFYFQSNFLKHVRLLHEAY, from the coding sequence ATGTCTTTGATTCGAGCCATAAGTAGAATTTATCCTGTTAATACCGTGCCAGAAATTTTATCGAAACTTTTATCTCCTAAAGAATTTGGGACTCCTCGCAGAGGTGATAAAGTCTACCTTAAAGATCCGAGAAGTGAAGTGATATATGTAGTGGAGACGACATATCTCGTTGAAACTTTTGATAAATCGGACAACATCGACGAGAGAATTTCTCTGGATCTCGAAAAATTCCCCGGCTTAGTATATGCTCCGGAGAACAGCCTACTCCTAAGCCCCGAGAACGGCAGGGAGAGTTGTAAGAATTACGCCGCGCTTTCACTTCCCAAAAGCATCCACTGGGATGAAGTGTTTAATATCGCGGACAAGAACACTGACGCAGAGCGTTCAAATTCTGATAATGGGCCGTTGTTGAATTCTGATGAAAGTACCGAAATCCATGGCAACTCTTCCGAAAGAGTTCATGAAGACGAAAAATTGCAATTGGCGAGCGAGGAGTCTGAGAGGTGCCCTGGCCTTAAACTCCGCTTTAACCTCAGGAAGATCCAGAAGGATCGTGCCGACCGGCACGCGCTGAAGAAGGCCAGAGGGAAACTCTTGCAGTCGCTCTTGCGGTATTTCATTGAAAGCGAGTGCTTGATCTGCGGATTTGTCACTTCCAAATGGAGTAAACACACCATCGTCAAGCACTTATCTAGTCACATAGATGGCAGATATTATAAATGCGACTGTGGCAGCCAGTTTTCTTCGACGAAACCTTTCTACCTTCATACTATCAAGCATTCTAAATTAAGGCCGTACAGCTGTGATACCTGTCAAAGACAGTTCCACAGGAAGCACTCTGTAACTGTACACCAGATAAAGGATCACATGATTTCAAGTAAGAATGGTTTCTTGCCGAAGCAGAAATTCACGCCACTGTTTATTTGTTCTGTGTGCAATATCAGGTTGGAGTCCATCGATTCAGTGGTCGCCCACAAAGAGAAACATGCTGGCGAAGAAAATTATCAATGTTTGTTCTGCGGTAAATTCCTCACTGGCACTTGTCTGCTACATTATCACGTGCATTTTCGAATCCTTGACCAGTCTTACGATTGCGGAATGTGTGGTAAGCAGTTCACTTCGTATAGAAAAATGCGGAAACATCGTAAAtctcatattagaaaaatatgtgTGTGCAAAATGTGTGGGAAGAAATTCTACTTTCAAAGTAATTTTCTGAAACATGTAAGACTTTTACATGAAGCTTATTAA